The sequence below is a genomic window from Methanosarcinales archaeon Met12.
GCGATATGATATTCGCGCACATGGTCCCATATTGATGGTCGGCACAAAAAGAGGGCAGAAACTGCTGGACTTCTTAGCGCGCCCAAAACGGTTCTGGAGATTTTTTGCAAACGTGGGAGGTCCGCTGATGCTGATGACGCTGGCCTTCGTCTTTGCAATGCTGCTATACGCAAATTACGTTATGTTGGACCATGTTCCCTACTCCTTTATCCTTCCCGAGCCAAAGGGGATACTCCTGCTGCCAGATATAAACGAGCTTATTCCATTGGTCTGGGTTTTGGTCGGCCTGATGCTCGCGACAATCGTTCATGAATTTGGTCATGCAATTTTGAGCAGAGTGGAGGGGATTCGGGTTAAATCGATGGGAATCGTGCTGGCATTGATTCCCGTAGCGTTTTTTACAAAACTCGAAGATGGACAAATCTCTGGTGCGGAGCGTGGTAAGCGCATTCGCATATTAACCGCTGGCGTCATGGCCAATTTTGTGGTCGCGCTGGTCTCGTTTATCCTCTTTTTTGCCACTCTAAGTGCAATATCACCGGTAGGCGATGTTATGATCACTGGTGTGACGAGTGAATCGCCAGCCGACCTTGCTGGAATCGAGAAGGGAGGGATCCTTACTGGATTAAACGAATGGAATATAACAACCATCCGTGATGTCCATGCCTTTATGCGCTCTATCCCACCCGGAGACATCGTCACAGTACATGTCATGGTCAACGGAACTGAAAGAGCATTCGGCGTGAGAATGGACCAAATAGGGCATATAGAGATCGTGAGGACAGTCGAAGGGTATCCTGCCAGAGAAGCCGGAATTACTGCGGGCATGTACATAGTCCAGATAGATGATACCGTCATCAACACGGTGGACGGATTTCTGAGGTTTATGAACGACACCAGGCCCGGTCAGAGGGTTGACGTCCATGTGCTGGATAACATGACCGAGAGGATATTCAATATAACACTGGCCGAACCACCGCACGAAGACATGGACAAGGGATGGCTTGGCGTTACAGTCGTGCCTTCTATAGGCCTCGGAGTCCAACTTGAAGAATATCCAGCCAGCGACACGCTCCAATTTTTAAAGGCAATTCCCCATAAATTGAACGAACCGATGGGATGGGCAATTCTGATCACGCTGCCATTTATGGAATTTGTTGGATTGATGGGCTTTACAGGATTCACTGATTTTCTCATGCAGTTTTTTCAGCCAGTGGAGTGGGCGTTTCCCATAGGAGATGAAATCTTTTGGATGGCAAATATATTGTTTTGGGTCGCCTGGATAAACTTCTATGTCGGAATGTTCAATTGCCTGCCAGTAGTACCACTGGATGGCGGACGCGTATTTAAGGAGATGATATTATCCCAGACGAGTAGAATTATAAAAACTGAGGAGAACCGGGAGAAAATCTCGCATGCGATAGTCACTGGACTGGCGCTGCTGATACTATCATCGCTGATATTGCTACTCATGGGGCCATACCTATTGCGCGGCTTTATATAGGCGTCCCCTCTTCCCCTGTCAACTTTTTGAACTCTGACATTAATCGCCTGGTGATCTTGCCTGGCTTGCCATTTCCTATTATCCTTCCGTCCACCTTTATTATAGGGGCAATCTCCGCAGCCGTACCTGTCACGAAGACCTCATCCGCTGTATACAGGTCGACTAGCCCGCAGTTCTTTTCCTGGACGGGGCACTCCATCTTACCTGCCAGTTCGATCACGGCAGCGCGCGTAATCCCGTTCAGGTTATTAAGTGTGAGAGGTGTTGATATGCATCCGTCCTTTATCAGAAAGATGTTATTGCCCGTCCCCTCTGACAGATTGCCATGCACATCGAACATAAAGGCTTCATCTCCTCCCTTCTCAATTGCTTCAATCTTTGCGAGAATATTGTTGAGATAGTTCAATGATTTTATATTGGGCGGCAGGGCGTCGGGAGCGTTACGCCGCACGCACACGGTCACCGCGGTCAATCCATTTTCATATGATAGTCCACCATATAATGCGTCCCACTCCTGCGTTATGATGATCACATTCGGTTTTGGACATTTTCTCGGGTCGAGCCCAAGGTCTCCAACGCCGCGCGATACTATCAGACGGACATACGTATCTTTCAAATTGTTCTTCCTGATGCATTTCAAAACAGCAGATTTCATCTCCTCTTTCGACATGGGAATCGTCAGACATATCGCCTTGGCAGAATCATATAAGCGATTTATGTGTTCGTCCAACTTGAAGACCCTGCCATTATAAGCGCGTATTCCTTCAAATATGCCATCACCATAGAGAAAACCATGATCAAAAACCGATATTTTTGCCTCATCTCTTGGAACGTAATCGCCGTTTATGTAGATTAAATTGGACATGCAAACGTCACCTTTGCGTGCTATATTAGGGGGATATGTGCTTTATGACATTAAGTTTTTCTAAATTGGTTATTTATAGACTCTTTTAAAATTAAAATAAGAAGTTTTCTTTTATCGATGTGGTGCTGTTAACTTAAAGCAGAAATGACGATTTCAAAACGCATAGCACCTACCTGTTTTACGTTTCAGGTAGTCCTTAAGGTAACACTGCCATCGATGTCAAGTATGAGTCTATAATCACCTACACGTACTCTGTATCCTGTGTCTCCTATAAGTCTGGTCACATAAGTGTTAGGTCTTATTCTGATTTTTCTTCAGGTTCTGACTTTTCTATTACAGGTTTAGGTTTTTCTATTGCTCCATAAGGAGCGGTTTTAATTCTATAAAGCTCAGCCAAACTTTCTTTTACCGGAAAAAGATAAAACGGTGAGAACCTCTTAGTCAACCTTTTTGGCTATTTCTAGTTTTATTCCAAGCTCTTTTTCTAAGGTCTCTTGAAATTCATCTGGCGGAAGAACCCCGACCAAAACAAAGCCTATATATTGAGCTATTTCAGAATCTATATTATATCTTTGACGGATATTATAAGCATTATCAGCTGTTTCTTCTGAAAGAATCATTTCTTTTAATTCTTGAGGAAGTTTCCTAAAAAGCTTTAAAAGGTGTTCTTGGCTATATTTTTTAATCATAGTTTTTTTTACTTGCTTTAATGATTTATTCGAGAAAATCATAATCCCTGCTCTTTTTTAACCTGTTCATTATAGCACATAAATGTTTTTAAGAAATCAAAATTGAGGAAAGCTACCGAGTCGTTTAGCCGCTGTTCAGAGAAATTGTCGCAAAGCAACAAAACGAATCGACGAAAGTTTACCTTTAGCGATTAAAAGCCTTGTATCCTTGTATAATTTCCATGCCATCAAGTAGAGCCAAATCGTGCACGTCCGCATATCGTTTTGCATCCTCTCTGGATAGTGCCATACCGGTCTCATGGTCCAACATTTCACAGATAGCCATAGCAGGCGTGATATTTGCCATTTCCGCAAGGGCGATCGACAACTCTGTCTGTCCGGCTCTCTCATCCAGCAAGCCATCTGCTGCGCGCAATAATGGAACGTGTCCAGGTGTGCGAAACTCCCTGCCAAAATCGACCTGCCCACCGTTCATCGATAAATGCACTGCTTTGCCGACCTCGGTTATCGTCAGGGCTCTATCGATATCGGTGATTCCTGTGAAGGTATCTCTGTGATTGACCCAGAGCGAAAAGGAGGATCGAGCGTCATACAAGATGTCTCCTGGTTTCTCGATTATCGATTTTATCGTCTTAAAACCATTTTCACCTGCACACCTCAACACATCCGATATAAACGGCAGCCCAATACGTTGAGCTGCCACAGGGTGTATCGCTACACATATCAATCCGCCAGCATCTCTTCGCATCGTGGCAACTGTTTTTGGCGTCATAGCATGGGCAGGCATTACGATGTCCGTCTCTCCCTCTCTATCATCGAAATCATATATGAGGGCCATACTACCTTTTTTTATGGATTCTACCGTCTTATATATCATCATAGAAAAACCCTTACCTCGACCATGTCCCCATCTTTTAAATGCAACGACTCCCTAAAATTTTCAGGGGCTATCATCTCAAGCACATCATCTGGATAGTGTGATCGGTCTGGAAGTATTACAGCGCCTTCTATCTTATCTATCATCGCCCTGAAACACTTGCCGCCGCCAAATGTTCGCTGTCTGGACTGGAAGCCACTGATGGGAATTCCCTCGCTTTCATCTAATTTTTTCCTGAGAACGATGCTCTTGTCGGTCAGCATGATGTTTAACGTGCCTGGATACGGTGCAAAGCCCAATTTATTCCGAAACTGCACCTTGTAACCCTCTATTGAGACATAGTATTGCCCCTCGCCAAGACCGGTTATGATGGACCCCTGCAGTTTTATTTCATTCTCGGCGGGCGCGAATATTTTTTGATAATCATAACACTCGTCTCTCAAAATATTCTTGCCTTTTTTGGTCATCATTATCCGCTGCCCATTGGCTGGCAAAATGGTCCTGGAAATCAGACCGTCCCGTTCAAGAGCATGTAGTCGCCGTGATGCGGTCTGGGCGCTCGATGATATATGTTTGGCAAAACTCGACGAGGATATTTGTATAGGTCCTTGTACTGCGCCCAGCAACGCCAATTTTTTAAGTGCATTGACATCGATGTTGATACTAACCACCATCAAAATTGATATGTATCTCAATATTGGATGGATGGGCTTTAAAGTTTGCGCTTCATTCTTCCGGCCCTTTTGGATAGATGTAACAGTAAAATCCCGTAGCAAGAATTGAGCCGATGGCTTGCATTACTATGAACGCAACGGCATCAGTAGGACGTATGCCCGTAAGCGTATCTGTGAATATTCTTCCGATCGTAACTTGTGGGTTCGCAAAACTCGTGCTGGACGTCCAGTACACGGCCGAAACTACGTACAGGCCGATGGCCAATGGTGTTAATCTAGATTCTCTTCTCACACAGCAAAATATCACCATGACCAGCCCAAAAGTGGTGACAATTTCGCTCAAAGCAGTACCATAACTCAGGCGAACAACATCAGATACGGCGAACAATGGCATTTCAAACATCGCATGAGATAGTGCCGCTGCAGTTATTCCTCCTGCGATTTGAACAATTACATATTTAATGCCCGTTGTAACGTCCATTGCCCTGGTGACCACCGCGGACAACGTTACGACGGGATTTATATGGCACCCACTAACAGGTCCGAGAGATTCCACCAGAGCAAAGACTACAAATCCAGTTGAAAAAGCGATAATAAGAACGCTCAAGCCAACGTCTCCGCCCGTGAAGGCCATACTCAATATGCCAGAGGATATGACCGTTGTGGTTAGGATGAGTGAGCCCACGTATTCAGTTAGTAAAACATTCCTCTCCATTTTTGTCCCCACCCCTCATCAAAATCGTGGCAAGCTCATCCACGGTGTTTTTATCCAAATCGAGGTTTTTCGTCTTCTCTATTGTTTTACTGACGTCATAACTCACCCTTTTTATTCGCACGTCTCCCTCATCCAAATCTAAGATTGCATACGACGCCTTTGCCACCCCGTCCCTCGGCTGGCCCGTGCTTCCAGGATTTACCAATGTTCGACCATTCACATTTTTGATCATTGGAATATGCGAGTGGCCCAAAAGGATAAAGTCAGAGTCTATCGTTCGTATTTCGTTTTCTATCTCTTCATCTGGTGTTTTAGGTGTGATGTACTTGAACAAATTGTCAGTGGGGGAGGCGTGCACCATGTAAAAATTATAACCGCTCAATTTAAATTCATGGATTAATGGCATTTCTCTCAAAAACTTTAGGTCGCCCTCTTCAAGGACGTTCAAAGTGAAATCTCTCGTCGCGATGGATAGTTGTTTGTACTTGTATGAGCAACCACAGTCTACTCCAAACGCAACAGCGTGGTCATGGTTGCCCCTAACAGTTCTATGCGCATTCTCCCTTACAAACGCTAAACACTCCGCTGGATTTGGCCCATAATCGACCACATCGCCCAAAACCAGCAGTTGGTCATAGTCTTCTTCAATAGCCTCTACGCTATCGAGATTTGCATGTATGTCTGAGAGTAATAGAACTATCATTTTTTATCCCCCGTAGCTTAGCATTTGCATTCGCCTTCGAGTTGTTCGGCAAGTGTCTTCGACCTTTTTATGAGCTCCATGATTCTTGGATCGGAGACTTTGTACATTATTTTTTTACCCGCTTGTCTGCTTTGCACCAACCCACAGTCTTTCAATATCCTTAGATGGTGTGAGACGAGAGATTGTTCTTTTTTCAGCGACTCCACGATTTCGTTGACGCATTTTTCGTCGTTTCCAACCACTTTGAGTATCTGGAGCCTATTTTCCTCGCCAAGGCACTTGAAGAATATATCTTCTTTCATATGAACAAATTATCATATATGTGCTGAGGATACATAAAGATTCTGATGTAGTATCATCACATCGTGCCTTCTAACAAAAACATCACTTTCTGCATAAATGCACTAAACTCCAATAGACATATTTCAAGCCATGGGCTATCTGCCTGAATCTGTGAGAGGTATGAAATTTGGAATATCCGATTCTTCTTCTAAAATTCACTGGAACCTCTCCTATTTTCAGACCTGATTTCCAGGCATTATATGTCAGATCATATTCGATATCAAAGCCGTTGGCAACTATATTTGGCGCTATCGTTTCTACTGCTTTTTTGTTAAATACCCAGTAACTGGTCTGGATATCCGATAATTTCTGCCCGTACATGCGCGAAACGATGCCAGAGGTGAGGGTGTTTATGAACACCGAAAACCATCCAAGGTATTCTCTCTGTTTGACTATGTTCCTGTTGCCCAGCACCACGTCAAGGTCATTGTCCTTAAGAAATTTTAACATCTGTATAACCTCTCCAGGGTCATTAGTGTAGTCAGCGTCGATTATCCCTAAATGGTCATGCCCCCTCTTCAAAAACTCTTCCATGCCGGTTTGAATGCCGCATCCCTTGCCATTGCCATATCTCTGTGTGATGAACCGCCATCCATGTTGCAGGGCAACCTCTTTCGTGAAATCTGTGGAGCCCCCGTCTACCACCAGGACTTCAAACTCTCCAGGCATCTCATTTGCCAATGCCCTTATGGCATCTTCTTCGTTTAGGGTGGGCAGTAATAAAAGTAATTTCATCCTTCTACACGCACCGTCGTGAAAACAGGGCCCCTTATATCTATCTTCTTGTTATTGCTCTGGATATATCTGACTGCAGTAGGGTCTATCCTCACGTTCACATCGCTCAATGCCTCTGCAATTCTGATTCGGATTTCTTTGCGCCCTCTTTCGATCTCATGCGCCGCCAATGCTGTGAATCCATCGATGAATCGGATGCCTGTGTTGATGCCCTTATCACGAATCTCTTTGAATTTTTTCGTCGGCAGGACGCCGATGACATTTCCATTATACACTAATATTTCGTTGAGATATGCCGGTCCACAAAGCCTTGTGTTTTCTTCTCGTTCAACTACTGATACGGTAACCTGTTCGCCATTTAATTTCCCCTTCCACGCATCGAACTTACAGGGGGATGGTGCATTGCCATATCGTTCACACGTCCTGACTATTGCTTCCGCAATGTCCATTCCGACAGGTGTGACCGGCACTTTATCGATGGACATCATCCTGGCGATCTGTTCATCACTCAGGCTTAGTTCTTTATACAGTTCTGGAAAATGTACCTCTCTGATATCGGAAATATTCTCTGAAATCATGATCATTCTACCCAACCCCGGGCCAGAATTGAACACAGGATATTCGATGCCGTAGTTTGCAAGGGCAACAGGCGAGTACATGCCAATCTCGCTGACCTCAATCCGGCCCTTTTCTGAATGCTTCGCAAAGACCTCGTAATTGGTCCCTGGGGCATAGTAAGTCGGAGCGTTTGGTTTTGCCCGGAATTCTATCTCGCCATATCCCATCCTTTTGAAGAATTCTTCGGTGAGGTACCTGCCATCTGCTATCGTGAGGTTTTCGTCCATTACTACCATGCTGAGGTTATAGTGCGCCCTTAGGTGTGTCGCATCCTCTCTTTGTTCTCGCCTATATCTCCATCCAAAAGTGAACAGCATTACGGGCAACTCTTTTTTATGCTGAATTGCCTGGAGCGTGGGGAACCATGCCGTCGTGAGATGGGACGTCAACGTCAGCGTGGTAGGCAGTGCTCTGATGTTTTTTAATTCGGAGAAGACTTCGTCAAGCAAGTAGTGCGTATCGATGGTGTCCACCCCCAATCGCGTGACCAGTGCTTCGGTAAAATCTTCGCCTGATTCGATTCGCTCTCTTTTATACTCCTTTAAAAGGGTTCTGAGCTCCTCAAACTTATCAAAACCCTTTATATGGTCTTTGATCATTTTCTTCTTTTCGTCAGATAGGCCGATATCAGGTCTTGGGAGGGTGGCGAGATAATAAAGGCGGTCAAGGATTGCTGGTGCTTCAGGTCCATACTGAAGCCGGACATGTTGTTCATCCCAGATTGGCTTCAAGACGATTTCGTCAAAGCCCATGTCCAGAAGTATATTGCGTGCTTTATCAGAATATACTGTGAGTAAATGCCTTTGCCCCCTCCTCTTCGGCATGGTAAATCTTCTCTCCTGCCCATCGACAAGCCCAGCAGTCTCTAACCACGTCTTATCAAAGTCCTTATTGGTCCTTTCCTTGATATCATTCGGCTCGAATTTCATATATCTTAAATGAATGTTGAATCTCTTTATTTAAGTTATCTATATGACGCAGGGCAGTGTTACCTTAAGGACTACCTGAAACGTAAAACAGGTAGGTGCTATGCGTTTTGAAATCGTCATTTCTGCTTTAAGTTAACAGCACATGACGCAGATTAAAAATCTGCGAGAGTTGATAACTCCGCAGGAGTTACAACATCATCAAGTTACTATTTTATATACTAAGAACTATAAATGCTATATAAGGGGTGAGACTATTGTCTAAATGTGGAGAATCAAAGGGAAAGAAAGTAGAGGCTAAAAAACCAGAGGCTAAAAAACCAGAGGCTAAAAAACCAGAGGGAATAACAGATAAGTTTAAGAAATGGAAAAAATAGTAGAGGCTAAAAAACCAGAGGGGATTGTAGATAAGTTTAAGAAATTATTCTACAGGGGTTAAGCTGTCGCGACGTTTCGCATCCCCTCTTGGCCTCATTAACCTTTGATAAGAGCACAACGCGACTTATTTCTACATCATCCACTATTGGATAGCCTAATGTTTCTGCGAGCCTTCCAGCGAACTCGAGAATTGTCTTATGGGATGGCATCGCAGTTCTTGGTAGCCTTTGCCTAGAAAAACCTAGGTGCATGTATGCCTTCACCTCGACATAATCCGGTTCTCCTTTTTCTATCAGTCTGGCGTATTTCTCAGGGCCCTTGAGATTTATCCCATCGACGAGCGTAATCCTGATAGCCGTTCTGATATCTTTGGTACGCAAAATCTCAAGTGATTCATTGATGTCGTTCCATGTGTCTCTAACCGGGTTGCAGACACTTTTATATGTCTCCTGGTCCGGAGCATCCAGCGAGATGTAAAGCTGGGTCGGCCTGATCCTCGCAATCATTTCTGGATGCGTTCCATTCGTCACGACGAACGTGGTCATTCCTCGTTTATGGAACGTTTCGACCAACTCAGACAAGTAGGGGTACAACGTGGGTTCGCCCGCAAGCGAGATCGCTGCATGCTTCGGCTCTTTTGCCTCTTCCAGTTTTTGCATATTGGTCGTGGTGGCACCGCCATATCCAGACATCAACCGCATCTGCGCAGCGATGCAACCCTCTACAATGGTCTCTGGGTCATCCCATCCATGCTCGGGGATGGCCATCTCTATCGGACGCCAGCAGAAGATGCACCGCTGATTGCACGATAACGTTGGCGTCATTTGTACGCAGCGGTGTGACTGTATCCCATAAAAT
It includes:
- the sepS gene encoding O-phosphoserine--tRNA ligase; protein product: MKFEPNDIKERTNKDFDKTWLETAGLVDGQERRFTMPKRRGQRHLLTVYSDKARNILLDMGFDEIVLKPIWDEQHVRLQYGPEAPAILDRLYYLATLPRPDIGLSDEKKKMIKDHIKGFDKFEELRTLLKEYKRERIESGEDFTEALVTRLGVDTIDTHYLLDEVFSELKNIRALPTTLTLTSHLTTAWFPTLQAIQHKKELPVMLFTFGWRYRREQREDATHLRAHYNLSMVVMDENLTIADGRYLTEEFFKRMGYGEIEFRAKPNAPTYYAPGTNYEVFAKHSEKGRIEVSEIGMYSPVALANYGIEYPVFNSGPGLGRMIMISENISDIREVHFPELYKELSLSDEQIARMMSIDKVPVTPVGMDIAEAIVRTCERYGNAPSPCKFDAWKGKLNGEQVTVSVVEREENTRLCGPAYLNEILVYNGNVIGVLPTKKFKEIRDKGINTGIRFIDGFTALAAHEIERGRKEIRIRIAEALSDVNVRIDPTAVRYIQSNNKKIDIRGPVFTTVRVEG
- the twy1 gene encoding 4-demethylwyosine synthase TYW1 → MLKKQGYHMVGGHSAVKACLWLNRSLRDEGACYKSKFYGIQSHRCVQMTPTLSCNQRCIFCWRPIEMAIPEHGWDDPETIVEGCIAAQMRLMSGYGGATTTNMQKLEEAKEPKHAAISLAGEPTLYPYLSELVETFHKRGMTTFVVTNGTHPEMIARIRPTQLYISLDAPDQETYKSVCNPVRDTWNDINESLEILRTKDIRTAIRITLVDGINLKGPEKYARLIEKGEPDYVEVKAYMHLGFSRQRLPRTAMPSHKTILEFAGRLAETLGYPIVDDVEISRVVLLSKVNEAKRGCETSRQLNPCRIIS
- a CDS encoding winged helix-turn-helix domain-containing protein/riboflavin kinase, translating into MVVSINIDVNALKKLALLGAVQGPIQISSSSFAKHISSSAQTASRRLHALERDGLISRTILPANGQRIMMTKKGKNILRDECYDYQKIFAPAENEIKLQGSIITGLGEGQYYVSIEGYKVQFRNKLGFAPYPGTLNIMLTDKSIVLRKKLDESEGIPISGFQSRQRTFGGGKCFRAMIDKIEGAVILPDRSHYPDDVLEMIAPENFRESLHLKDGDMVEVRVFL
- a CDS encoding metallophosphoesterase family protein translates to MIVLLLSDIHANLDSVEAIEEDYDQLLVLGDVVDYGPNPAECLAFVRENAHRTVRGNHDHAVAFGVDCGCSYKYKQLSIATRDFTLNVLEEGDLKFLREMPLIHEFKLSGYNFYMVHASPTDNLFKYITPKTPDEEIENEIRTIDSDFILLGHSHIPMIKNVNGRTLVNPGSTGQPRDGVAKASYAILDLDEGDVRIKRVSYDVSKTIEKTKNLDLDKNTVDELATILMRGGDKNGEECFTN
- a CDS encoding site-2 protease family protein; amino-acid sequence: MERLILDVIVVLLVLSTYWIAIAILDKKGVLERYDIRAHGPILMVGTKRGQKLLDFLARPKRFWRFFANVGGPLMLMTLAFVFAMLLYANYVMLDHVPYSFILPEPKGILLLPDINELIPLVWVLVGLMLATIVHEFGHAILSRVEGIRVKSMGIVLALIPVAFFTKLEDGQISGAERGKRIRILTAGVMANFVVALVSFILFFATLSAISPVGDVMITGVTSESPADLAGIEKGGILTGLNEWNITTIRDVHAFMRSIPPGDIVTVHVMVNGTERAFGVRMDQIGHIEIVRTVEGYPAREAGITAGMYIVQIDDTVINTVDGFLRFMNDTRPGQRVDVHVLDNMTERIFNITLAEPPHEDMDKGWLGVTVVPSIGLGVQLEEYPASDTLQFLKAIPHKLNEPMGWAILITLPFMEFVGLMGFTGFTDFLMQFFQPVEWAFPIGDEIFWMANILFWVAWINFYVGMFNCLPVVPLDGGRVFKEMILSQTSRIIKTEENREKISHAIVTGLALLILSSLILLLMGPYLLRGFI
- a CDS encoding aquaporin, translated to MERNVLLTEYVGSLILTTTVISSGILSMAFTGGDVGLSVLIIAFSTGFVVFALVESLGPVSGCHINPVVTLSAVVTRAMDVTTGIKYVIVQIAGGITAAALSHAMFEMPLFAVSDVVRLSYGTALSEIVTTFGLVMVIFCCVRRESRLTPLAIGLYVVSAVYWTSSTSFANPQVTIGRIFTDTLTGIRPTDAVAFIVMQAIGSILATGFYCYIYPKGPEE
- the ribB gene encoding 3,4-dihydroxy-2-butanone-4-phosphate synthase, whose translation is MMIYKTVESIKKGSMALIYDFDDREGETDIVMPAHAMTPKTVATMRRDAGGLICVAIHPVAAQRIGLPFISDVLRCAGENGFKTIKSIIEKPGDILYDARSSFSLWVNHRDTFTGITDIDRALTITEVGKAVHLSMNGGQVDFGREFRTPGHVPLLRAADGLLDERAGQTELSIALAEMANITPAMAICEMLDHETGMALSREDAKRYADVHDLALLDGMEIIQGYKAFNR
- the ilvE gene encoding branched-chain-amino-acid transaminase, translating into MSNLIYINGDYVPRDEAKISVFDHGFLYGDGIFEGIRAYNGRVFKLDEHINRLYDSAKAICLTIPMSKEEMKSAVLKCIRKNNLKDTYVRLIVSRGVGDLGLDPRKCPKPNVIIITQEWDALYGGLSYENGLTAVTVCVRRNAPDALPPNIKSLNYLNNILAKIEAIEKGGDEAFMFDVHGNLSEGTGNNIFLIKDGCISTPLTLNNLNGITRAAVIELAGKMECPVQEKNCGLVDLYTADEVFVTGTAAEIAPIIKVDGRIIGNGKPGKITRRLMSEFKKLTGEEGTPI
- a CDS encoding metalloregulator ArsR/SmtB family transcription factor, with the protein product MKEDIFFKCLGEENRLQILKVVGNDEKCVNEIVESLKKEQSLVSHHLRILKDCGLVQSRQAGKKIMYKVSDPRIMELIKRSKTLAEQLEGECKC
- a CDS encoding glycosyltransferase family 2 protein, giving the protein MKLLLLLPTLNEEDAIRALANEMPGEFEVLVVDGGSTDFTKEVALQHGWRFITQRYGNGKGCGIQTGMEEFLKRGHDHLGIIDADYTNDPGEVIQMLKFLKDNDLDVVLGNRNIVKQREYLGWFSVFINTLTSGIVSRMYGQKLSDIQTSYWVFNKKAVETIAPNIVANGFDIEYDLTYNAWKSGLKIGEVPVNFRRRIGYSKFHTSHRFRQIAHGLKYVYWSLVHLCRK